Proteins encoded together in one Bradyrhizobium sp. PSBB068 window:
- a CDS encoding tripartite tricarboxylate transporter substrate binding protein: MPAKISRRHLITAGAAAAAMPWLSRGASAQGAWPSRQIRMICSYPAGGQTDLLARAFGEFIARQVGQTVVIENKAGASGSIGAAEVARSAPDGHTILCSISTTYVMNRAMMKNPGYDMDKDLTLVSVIPGGGLLLVASPKLGVKTLAEFVAYARSSGKVNFGTYSAGSAPHMTINELNKQYGLNIEPIHYRGEAPMWTGLAEGTLDVAMGSYTAAQTVLQSGRGVVFAVHAKKVDAIPEIKTLPEQGTTSKFFTVSGFSGWALPKATPQPIVDRLAELCVAANNDPRVKEVLATFVLEPAIGFKDSNALYQRELPVWMEAAQSLGLPPA; this comes from the coding sequence ATGCCAGCGAAGATTAGCCGCCGTCACCTCATCACGGCCGGTGCTGCGGCGGCCGCGATGCCTTGGCTGTCGCGCGGGGCCTCGGCGCAGGGCGCGTGGCCGTCGCGGCAGATCCGCATGATCTGCAGCTACCCGGCCGGCGGACAGACCGACCTCCTGGCGCGCGCCTTCGGCGAGTTCATCGCGAGGCAGGTCGGGCAAACCGTCGTCATCGAGAACAAGGCCGGCGCGTCCGGTTCGATCGGCGCCGCGGAAGTCGCGCGCTCAGCGCCCGACGGGCACACTATCCTGTGCTCGATCTCGACTACCTATGTGATGAACCGGGCGATGATGAAGAACCCCGGCTACGACATGGACAAGGATCTGACCTTGGTCAGCGTCATTCCGGGCGGCGGGTTGCTGCTGGTCGCGAGCCCGAAACTCGGCGTCAAGACGCTCGCGGAATTCGTCGCGTATGCGCGCAGCAGCGGCAAGGTGAACTTCGGCACCTACAGCGCGGGCTCCGCCCCGCACATGACGATCAACGAGCTCAACAAGCAATACGGCCTCAACATCGAGCCGATCCATTATCGCGGTGAAGCGCCGATGTGGACGGGCTTGGCGGAAGGCACGCTCGATGTTGCGATGGGCAGCTACACCGCGGCGCAGACCGTGCTGCAAAGTGGCCGCGGCGTCGTCTTCGCCGTGCACGCGAAGAAGGTTGATGCGATCCCCGAGATCAAGACGCTGCCCGAACAGGGCACGACATCGAAATTCTTCACCGTGAGCGGCTTCTCCGGCTGGGCCTTGCCGAAGGCGACGCCGCAGCCGATCGTCGATCGGCTCGCCGAGCTCTGCGTCGCCGCCAACAACGATCCGAGGGTGAAGGAGGTGCTCGCGACCTTCGTGCTCGAGCCCGCAATCGGCTTCAAGGACAGCAATGCGCTCTATCAGCGCGAATTGCCGGTCTGGATGGAGGCCGCGCAATCGCTCGGCCTGCCGCCGGCGTAA